GGAATTGCTGCATATAAAAATGTTGATATACTCATAAATCAAGCAAGAGATCTCAATCCTGAAATAATTTGTATAGGTGATGAGAGGTATTATTCAATTTTAAAGCAGCAGTTTCCCGATAAAATAGTGGTGGCAGGCAATAAAGGGTTGGAAGAGGTTGCTACCTATTATAATGCTGACATGATTGTGAATGCACTTGTTGGTATATCGGGGCTGGTTCCTACTATTGAGGCTATAAAGTCGGGTAAAAGGGTGGCACTTGCCAACAAAGAGACACTTGTTGTAGGTGGAGAAGTTATAAAGGAGATGATCTATACAAAAGAAAAAGATTACCAGCAGCAAGTTTTGATTCCTGTTGATTCTGAGCACAGTGCAATTCTGCAATGTCTTGTGGGTGAGAATAAAAATGATGTAAAAAGAATAATATTGACAGCCTCAGGTGGTCCGTTCAGGGGTAAAAAGCTATCTGAACTCAAAAATGTGAAATTAGAGGATGTGCTTTCACATCCCACATGGCGCATGGGAAAGAAAATAACGGTGGATTCTGCCACTTTGATAAATAAGGGTTTTGAAGTTATAGAAGCTATGTTTTTCTTTGAAAAAAGGGTGGATGAAATTGATGTTGTAATTCATCCACAGAGCATTATTCATTCAATGGTTGAGTTTGTTGACGGTTCAATAAAAGCACAGATTTCAAATCCGGATATGCGTCTTGCCATTGAATACAGTTTGACATACCCTGAAAGAAGTAGGTGTCTGATAGAGCCTCTTGACTTTAGCAGGGTAAAGCAGCTTACATTTGAAGAGCCGGATTTTGATACATTCTTTTTGTTAAAGCTTGCCTATGAATGTGCAAAAGAAGGTGGGAGCTATCCAGTTGTTTTGAATGCAGCAAATGAAGAGGCTGTAAAATTCTTTTTGGAAGGAAAAATGGGCTTTATTGATATAATGAATTATGTGAGGGAGATTGTTGAGAATCACAAACCACAAAAAGTTACTTCGGTTGAAGACATCCTGGAGATTGACAGAATGGTAAGATTGGAATTCAAAAAATTGCTGGAAGGTGAGCTGTAGTGGTAAATCTTTTGATAGCTTTGATAGTACTTACAATTGTAATACTTATCCATGAATTTGGTCATTTTATTGTTTGTAAATTATCAGGAGTGATTGTGCAGGAGTTTGCAATCGGTTTTGGTCCCAAGATTTTCAGTATCAAGGGTAAAGAAACAGAATACTCTGTGAGGGCGTTTTTGATAGGTGGGTATGTAAGACCTCTTGGTGAAGATCAGGAAGTGGATCATCCACGTGCACTGAATAATGCAAAAGTTCACAAAAGAATTTTAATGGTTTTAATGGGACCTGTTATGAACTTTGTCCTTGCCATTGTTATCATGATGGGAATAGCTTATTTTGTGGGATTTGGAACCAATACAATTGACAAAACAGAACCGAACTTTCCTGCCCACATTGCTGGAATAAGACCGGGTGACCGCATAGTTGAGATGGATGGCAATAAAGTGTTTGTATGGGATCAGGTTAGTTTTTATTTGGCTGTTCACAATATGCTTTATAAAGACAAACCACTTGAGGTTAAAATTCAAAGAGATGGTAAAGAGTATAAGTTTTATATTACTCCCAAATACGATCCGAATACAAAGAGAAGACTCATAGGTATATCACCGAGGATTTCGAAAAAAAATCTTGTGGATAGTCTTTATTACAGTATATTTGCAACATATGCAGAGATAAAAGAGACAATCTACGGTGTTGTCCTGATGCTATCAGGAAAGGTCTCGGGTTCTGAGATTATGGGACCTGTTGGGATAGTAAAAACAATTGGGCAGGCGGCAAACGCTGGATTTAAGCAAAACTTTGTAAGTGGACTTTTGAACATTCTATGGCTTATGCAGCTTATTTCAGTAAACCTCGGTGTAATAAATCTTATTCCATTTCCAGCACTTGATGGAAGCAGACTTGTATTTTACCTGTATGAAGCGATTGCAGGCAAGCCTTTTAATAGAGAAAAGGAAGCCCTGATTCATACTATTGGATTTGTACTTTTGCTTTTGCTGCTTGTAATTGTTACCTTCAATGATATTAAAAACATAATAATGCCCGGAAGGTGAATTTTTTGACAAAGAAGATAAAAATAGGGAGCATATATATTGGCGGTGGCGAGTCGGTCAAAATCCAGTCGATGACAAACACAAAGACAAAGGATGTTGAAAAGACGGTTGAACAAATATTAAGGCTTGAGAGCCTTGGGTGTGAAATAATAAGAGTAGCAGTACCTGATGTGGAAAGTGCAAAGGCTATTGGAAAGATAAAGCCAAGAATTCATATTCCCATTGTTGCCGATATTCATTTTGATTATAAGCTTGCACTTGAGGCTGTTTACAATGGGGCTGATAAGATAAGGATTAATCCTGGTAACATTGGGGATTCAGAAAAGGTAAAAATGATAGTTGATGAGGCAAAAAAGAGCGGGGTTCCTATTAGAGTTGGGGCGAATTCCGGCTCACTTCCCAAGGAGATTCTGGCAAAATACCATTCGCCTACACCTGAGGCAATTGTTGAGGCAGCTTTGAAGCAGGTTGAGCTTTTGGAGAGTTTTGATTTTGATGATATTGTAATATCTGTAAAGTCTTCTGATGTGCTGACAACCATCAAAAGCTATGAGATTTTATCAAAAAAGACAGTCTATCCTCTTCATGTTGGGCTTACAGAATCAGGTACCTTTATTTCCGGGTGTGTAAAGTCGAGTATGGCAATAGGGTATTTACTCCTTCGGGGAATTGGAGATACAATTAGAGTCTCGCTCACAGATGACCCTGAAAAAGAGGTGATTGTTGCAAAGAAGATTTTACAGGGGTTAAAATTAAGAAAGGGTGTAAATATTATTTCATGCCCAACCTGTGCAAGGTGCAATGTGGATTTGATAAAGATAGCAAATGAAGTTGAAAATAAAGTGGGAAATCTGGACCTTGATATTAACATTGCGATTATGGGCTGTGCGGTAAATGGACCGGGCGAGGCAAGAGAAGCTGATATTGGAATTGCCTGTGGTATTGGAGAAGGGCTTTTGTTCAAAAAAGGAAAGATTGTTAAGAAAGTCAAAGAGGATGAACTTGTTGATGAGCTGATACGGGAGATTTACTCTTTTTATGAAACATGAGGTGAAATTTTATGAAAGACAGGGTTGTCTGTTTGATTCCGGCATACAACGAAGAAGAGAGAATAGGTGCTGTTATAGATGTTGTAAAAAGCTGCAGGTTTGTTGACAGGGTTTATGTTATAGACGATGGGTCATCGGACAGAACAGCAGAAGTTGCTCATGAAAAAGGTGTAAATGTTTTAAGACTTTCTCAAAATATGGGGAAGGCTTATGCAGTTTTTTTTGGTGTTGAAAATACACAAAGTAGCATAGTTTTGCTGCTTGATGCTGACCTTGTAAACCTTAAGGTTAAAGATGTTGAAAATCTTCTTTTACCTGTTTTGGAGGACAGAGCTGACATGACAGTAGGCGTATTTTCAGAAGGCAGATTTTCCACAGATCTGGCTCAAAAAATATCTCCGTTTTTGTCCGGGCAAAGGGCGATAAAAAGATGGGTGTTTGATAGAATACTGGAGTCAAGAAAGGATATTAAAGAATCGGGCTATGCCATTGAGATTATTCTGACAGAATATGCAAAAAAGTTAAAACTTAGAGTTGAAACTGTACAGCTGCCGCAGGTTTCCCATGTAATGAAGGAAGAAAAACTTGGGCTTTTGAAAGGTGCTCAACATAGAATGAAGATGTACAGGGAGATTCTTAAAGGTTATGTCAATCTCAGGAAAAGTAGGGATGAGATATGAGTGAGGTTGCTTTTTTATCACTGAAACCTGTGAAGCTTGAGTTTGACAGATCAAATAAGCTTCTGAAGATATATATGGATAGTCTTGAGGGGCTTAATGAAATCAATCTTATTGAGATTGAAAACAGGATCAAAAGTTCTGTAGATGCTTCTCTGGATATAGAAATTAAACTTTTAAATAATAGGAATTCAAATATGCAGGAAATTTTACAAAATTACAGATGGTTTTTGATGCACAAAATTTTAAAAAAATGTAATGGGCTTAAACCATTTTTGAAAGAGTGTGAGGTTTTCTTTGAAGAAGGAAATCTTGTGTTTATGGTTCCAAACGGAATTAGAGATATAATGCTGGAGAGAAAATTGGATGTGCTAATTGAGGAGATTTTAAATGAGGAATTTGGGATAAAGTGCAATGTCGAGTTTAGAATAAAAGAATTTTATATTCACTTTGAGTTAAATGGTGAAATTGAAAACTATTTAAAAAAGTCCAAAGAGAAGGAAAAAGAAAAGGAATTGAAAGGCACGCAGAAAGAAAATTCCACACAGGATTCAGATATAATATTTGGCAGGAAAATAAACGAAAAAGAGAAAATAACACCTATTTCTTTAGTAAAAGTAGATACCAGCTGCATTATTGAAGGTGAAGTATTTAATATTGAAATAAAAGAGACCAGAAATCAAAATATACTTATCTACAAATTGTATGTAACTGATTACACCACATCAACCTATGTTAAAATTGTTGCCAGAAAAGACAACATTCCCAGTTCCATTTCGGTAGGGGATTATATCAAAGTTGAAGGAAAGGTTGAATTTGACGAATTTGAAAAAGCTATAGTTGTAAATGCAAAGAATATAAACAGGTCTGTAAAGCTTGAAAGGCTTGATACAGCAGAGCAAAAAAGAGTTGAACTTCATGCTCATACAAAGATGTCTGCAATGGATGCTGTGAGCTCGGCCGAGGAACTTATAAAAACTGCTGCAAAGTGGGGACACAGAGCAATTGCAATTACTGACCATGGTGTTGTGCAGGCATTTCCGGAAGCACAGGAAGCAAGCAAAAGTGCCGGAATTAAAGTTATCTATGGGATGGAATGCTATTTGATTGACGATGGTGTACCTGTCGTTTATAATCCGAAAGAAGACCAGGACTTAAATGGTAAATATGTTGTTGTTGATATTGAGACAACAGGTTTTGACAATCAAAGAGATAGAATAATTGAGATAGGAGCTGTCAAAGTAGAAAATGGTGAGATTGTAGACAAATTCTCGACATTTGTCGACCCGCAGGGCAAGATTCCAGTCAGAATATCTGAGTTAACGGGAATTTACCAGGATATGGTTGATGCTGCGCCAAAACTTGAGGATGCTATTTTAGAGTTTGAAAAGTTTTGCAGTGGCAGTATCCTGGTTGCACATAATGCGCAGTTTGATATTGGGTTTTTGAAGAGAGCTTATCAGGAATGTGGTCTTATCTTTGATTATACATATGTTGATACATTGGAACTTTCAAGAAGAGTACTTACTGAATTGTCTTCACACAAATTAAACAAAGTGGCAGATTTTCTAAATATAGAGCTCAGGTCCCATCACAGGGCAGATTCTGATGCCGAAACTACTGCAAAAATATTTATAAATCTTATTGAGAAATTGAAAAGCAGAGGATACAAGTTTTTAAAAGAACTCAATGCTATTGAGACAAACACAAAGGCAGATTTAAAGTCGCACAGTTACCATGCTACAATACTTGTTAAAAATAAGCAAGGTCTTAAAAACCTGTATAAGCTTGTTTCATATTCTCATCTTGAATATTTTTATAAACGACCAAGAATACCAAAAAGTTTGCTGATTCAGTTAAAAGATGGTCTTATTTTGGGAAGTGCCTGTGAATCAGGAGAGGTTTTCAGGGCTATTGTGGAGGGGAAAAGTGACGAAGAGATAGAAAAGATAGCTTCGCTTTATGATTTTCTGGAGATAATGCCGGTTGAGAATAACTCTTTTCTGATTAGAGAAGGATATTTGAAAGACGAAGAACAAATAAGAGAAATCAACAGGAAGATATATCAGCTTGGAAAGAAACTGAACAAATTGGTTGTTGCAACATCTGATGCGCATTACTGCCATCCACATCAGAGAATTTTGCGCCAGATTCTAAAGCACAACCAGGGATATGATGATGTAGATAGTGATCCTTATTTATACCTGAAAACAACTGATGAGATGTTGAAAGAGTTTGAATATCTTGGCAAGGAAGCAGCGTATGAGGTTGTTGTTGAAAATACCAACAGGATTGCTGATATGATAGAAGATGTGAAACCAATACCTGATGAGACATTCCCGCCCAAGATTGAAGGTGCCGAAGAAGAGATTTACAACATGACAATGAAACGTGCACACGAGATTTACGGGGACCCACTTCCGGATATTGTAAAGCAAAGACTTGAAAAAGAACTGAATTCTATCATAAAAAATGGATTTGCTGTTATGTATTTAATTGCACAAAAACTTGTGGCAAAGTCACTTTCGGATGGGTATTTAGTTGGTTCTCGAGGTTCTGTTGGTTCATCGCTTGTTGCTACAATGTGTGGTATTACAGAGGTAAATCCACTGCCACCGCATTATGTGTGTCCAAACTGCAAATATTCTGAGTTTGTGACAGATGGAACTGTTGGATGTGGATATGACCTTGAGGATAAAAACTGTCCAAGGTGCGGAGAAAAGCTTAAAAAAGATGGACATGATATACCATTTGAGACTTTCCTGGGGTTTGACGGTGATAAAGAGCCTGATATAGATCTGAACTTTTCAGGAGAGTATCAGCCGGTTGCACACAAATTCACAGAAGAGCTTT
The Caldicellulosiruptor morganii DNA segment above includes these coding regions:
- the dxr gene encoding 1-deoxy-D-xylulose-5-phosphate reductoisomerase, whose amino-acid sequence is MTKRICILGSTGSIGSQTIEVAKMLGIEVVGIAAYKNVDILINQARDLNPEIICIGDERYYSILKQQFPDKIVVAGNKGLEEVATYYNADMIVNALVGISGLVPTIEAIKSGKRVALANKETLVVGGEVIKEMIYTKEKDYQQQVLIPVDSEHSAILQCLVGENKNDVKRIILTASGGPFRGKKLSELKNVKLEDVLSHPTWRMGKKITVDSATLINKGFEVIEAMFFFEKRVDEIDVVIHPQSIIHSMVEFVDGSIKAQISNPDMRLAIEYSLTYPERSRCLIEPLDFSRVKQLTFEEPDFDTFFLLKLAYECAKEGGSYPVVLNAANEEAVKFFLEGKMGFIDIMNYVREIVENHKPQKVTSVEDILEIDRMVRLEFKKLLEGEL
- the rseP gene encoding RIP metalloprotease RseP, yielding MVNLLIALIVLTIVILIHEFGHFIVCKLSGVIVQEFAIGFGPKIFSIKGKETEYSVRAFLIGGYVRPLGEDQEVDHPRALNNAKVHKRILMVLMGPVMNFVLAIVIMMGIAYFVGFGTNTIDKTEPNFPAHIAGIRPGDRIVEMDGNKVFVWDQVSFYLAVHNMLYKDKPLEVKIQRDGKEYKFYITPKYDPNTKRRLIGISPRISKKNLVDSLYYSIFATYAEIKETIYGVVLMLSGKVSGSEIMGPVGIVKTIGQAANAGFKQNFVSGLLNILWLMQLISVNLGVINLIPFPALDGSRLVFYLYEAIAGKPFNREKEALIHTIGFVLLLLLLVIVTFNDIKNIIMPGR
- the ispG gene encoding flavodoxin-dependent (E)-4-hydroxy-3-methylbut-2-enyl-diphosphate synthase, whose amino-acid sequence is MNFLTKKIKIGSIYIGGGESVKIQSMTNTKTKDVEKTVEQILRLESLGCEIIRVAVPDVESAKAIGKIKPRIHIPIVADIHFDYKLALEAVYNGADKIRINPGNIGDSEKVKMIVDEAKKSGVPIRVGANSGSLPKEILAKYHSPTPEAIVEAALKQVELLESFDFDDIVISVKSSDVLTTIKSYEILSKKTVYPLHVGLTESGTFISGCVKSSMAIGYLLLRGIGDTIRVSLTDDPEKEVIVAKKILQGLKLRKGVNIISCPTCARCNVDLIKIANEVENKVGNLDLDINIAIMGCAVNGPGEAREADIGIACGIGEGLLFKKGKIVKKVKEDELVDELIREIYSFYET
- a CDS encoding glycosyltransferase family 2 protein: MKDRVVCLIPAYNEEERIGAVIDVVKSCRFVDRVYVIDDGSSDRTAEVAHEKGVNVLRLSQNMGKAYAVFFGVENTQSSIVLLLDADLVNLKVKDVENLLLPVLEDRADMTVGVFSEGRFSTDLAQKISPFLSGQRAIKRWVFDRILESRKDIKESGYAIEIILTEYAKKLKLRVETVQLPQVSHVMKEEKLGLLKGAQHRMKMYREILKGYVNLRKSRDEI
- a CDS encoding PolC-type DNA polymerase III gives rise to the protein MSEVAFLSLKPVKLEFDRSNKLLKIYMDSLEGLNEINLIEIENRIKSSVDASLDIEIKLLNNRNSNMQEILQNYRWFLMHKILKKCNGLKPFLKECEVFFEEGNLVFMVPNGIRDIMLERKLDVLIEEILNEEFGIKCNVEFRIKEFYIHFELNGEIENYLKKSKEKEKEKELKGTQKENSTQDSDIIFGRKINEKEKITPISLVKVDTSCIIEGEVFNIEIKETRNQNILIYKLYVTDYTTSTYVKIVARKDNIPSSISVGDYIKVEGKVEFDEFEKAIVVNAKNINRSVKLERLDTAEQKRVELHAHTKMSAMDAVSSAEELIKTAAKWGHRAIAITDHGVVQAFPEAQEASKSAGIKVIYGMECYLIDDGVPVVYNPKEDQDLNGKYVVVDIETTGFDNQRDRIIEIGAVKVENGEIVDKFSTFVDPQGKIPVRISELTGIYQDMVDAAPKLEDAILEFEKFCSGSILVAHNAQFDIGFLKRAYQECGLIFDYTYVDTLELSRRVLTELSSHKLNKVADFLNIELRSHHRADSDAETTAKIFINLIEKLKSRGYKFLKELNAIETNTKADLKSHSYHATILVKNKQGLKNLYKLVSYSHLEYFYKRPRIPKSLLIQLKDGLILGSACESGEVFRAIVEGKSDEEIEKIASLYDFLEIMPVENNSFLIREGYLKDEEQIREINRKIYQLGKKLNKLVVATSDAHYCHPHQRILRQILKHNQGYDDVDSDPYLYLKTTDEMLKEFEYLGKEAAYEVVVENTNRIADMIEDVKPIPDETFPPKIEGAEEEIYNMTMKRAHEIYGDPLPDIVKQRLEKELNSIIKNGFAVMYLIAQKLVAKSLSDGYLVGSRGSVGSSLVATMCGITEVNPLPPHYVCPNCKYSEFVTDGTVGCGYDLEDKNCPRCGEKLKKDGHDIPFETFLGFDGDKEPDIDLNFSGEYQPVAHKFTEELFGQGYVFRAGTISTVAEKTAHGFVTKYAEEKGLSLHPAEILRLSQGCTSVKRTTGQHPGGLMIVPKDKEIFDFTPIQHPADSEDKSVITTHFDYHAISGRLLKLDILGHDDPTVIRMLQDLTGVDPRTIPLDDRATLSIFTSTEALGISPEDIDCEVGTFGIPEFGTRFVRQMLIETKPKSFAELVRISGLSHGTNVWTNNAQDLVRNGIATLKEVISTRDDIMLYLIQKGVQPKDSFRIMEDVRKGKGLKPEDEELLRAHGVPEWYIESCKKITYMFPKAHAAAYVMMAFRIAYFKVHYKEAFYATYFTVRADDFDYATILKGREFIRQKIRDMENRINTLSPKDKNLLTVLEIANEMLARGLKFYPVDLNESDAERFIIKDGGLLIPFNALPNVGVAAARNIVEARKEGRFLSVDDLQRRAKLNKQVIEILAQYRVLKDLPQTSQLSFF